From the genome of Thermodesulfobacteriota bacterium:
CATGTTCCTCACCGGCCGGGACTGCGAGGTGTTCTTCGCTCCCTTCGACGTGCGGCTGGCCCAGCCCGATGCCGACGACGACGAGACGGACACGGTGGTCCAGCCGGACATCGTCGTGGTCTGCGACCCGGCCAGGATCGACGAGCACGGCTGCAAAGGCGCGCCCGACTTCGTCATCGAGATCCTCTCCCCCGCCACCGCGGTGCGGGACTGCATCACCAAGCTGGCGCTCTACCAGGAGCACGGGGTGCGGGAATACTGGATCGTCTCCCCGGACGAGAAGGCCGTGACCGTGCATCTGCTCCGGGAGGATGGCCGGTACGAGGCCAGGACCTACCGGGCCTGGGCGGAGCCGATCCCGGTCACCATCCTGCCCGGACTGGACATCGACCTGGGCCCGGCCTTCGGTGCCACGGCTGGCCCGCCGGAACAGAGAAGCAAGAAGGGATAGATCACGAGACGCCGCGGCTCCGGTGCTCCTCAAGGAGCGCCTCGGGGACGAGCCGGAGGGCCAGCCAGACCAGCACCGGGAGAATGAGCACCAGCGATCAGAGCAGATCCAGGTGCTTTCTGACCACGGCGGCGTACTTGCGGTCCTCATTGCTGATGTGCCCCAGCCACCATTTCCGCAGAAAGACCAGCAGATCCTCGACGTCGCCCTCATGCGTGCGGTGCACGGTCATGGCATGGACCTGATCCGCAAAACGGCTGTGCAGGGCTACGTGCTCGCCCATTGACTGATAACCGGCTGCCCGCATGAGCGCCTCCTCGGTGGAGAAGTGGAGGGCGGCGTAGTGGTGCAGGACGTCCAGCGTCGGCTTGTAGACCGTGGCCGCATCACCCCTCTGGAAGAAGTAGTAGAAGGAGTTGATCGTGGAGACGATGCCCCGGTGCTGCTCGTCGACAATCGGGATCCCGATTTCATGGCCTGGCTGCCAGACGATGTACAGAAGGTTTTCCACGTATGCCCCCTGGCACTCCCTCGGTGAACCGTGTCTTGGGGTCGGTGCCTGCTCTGCCCGGAATGGCTCTCCTGGTTCTCCTCATATTCACCAGGCAACCAGTTCGGTGTGGGCTAGGCATCCCATTCCGGATATTGCTGCGGCTTGACTCCCGATTCGCCAACCATTCTTGGATATTTCTCACCTTGCTTCGGCTCCTTGGGGGCACAACGAACCCTGCTGATCCTGAACAACCAGCTGTCGCCGTAGTCGAAGAGGTAATACATCTTCTTGTTTTGCGGGAGTGGAAACAGGCTCTCCAGGCTCATAAATATGTCAGCGTTCTCCTCGTCATAACGAACCCGGTCCCGGCTTCTGTCGGTTCTTGCAACAAAGAACTCGTACAAGTGGTCATTGTCAAAGCAAACCGCATTCTGAATCGCAAAATGCAGGTCTTCGAGGGTCGATTTGGAATCGATTTCAATGGTTGCCGCCCAGTCATCCGCGATACCGGCACCGGACAGCAAGTCAACCCTGATCGTCCAGATCATACATCCACCTCATTCCAGCCTGATGATGGCCGCAACAGGCGCGGAGCCTGAGCCAGTCTTCTGGAGAGCATCCCGTGTGCTGGTCGCCCGCTGTGCGACTGGCTCCGCCAAGCCAGGGAGCTGAAAACAGGAGTCAATCCTGGCACGATCCAATGACCTCACCGAATCGACGATGGATCTCTCGCGTCGGCATGGAGACGCCATTCGCGTCCGTCCAGCGTGACGCTATACTCGCCGACCATTCGAAGATCGTCCGGAAAAAGCTCCTTCTTTCGTGCAATGAACTGCTCAATCAGCGCAGACACCAGCAGATCGTGTTTGGTTGACGCGCGAAGTCTCGCTACATAATCTGTATTGTTAACTTCATCCATCACAACCGCGTTCCATACCGTGTAGGTAATGATGAGAACCTTCTCGATCTCCCCCTTTGCCGCAACACCATCCAACATGCCCAATAGTGGTGAAGAAAAATCAAGGAACGTTTCCGATATCTTCCTGTTGGGAAACACCATACCGCTCTTCTTCGCGCGCCTGCTGGTTTTCAATTGCGGATCTCCCTTGCCAACGTTGAGCTAACGGGCAGAACAATAGCGTAGACTGTTGGACTATTCCTGCTTGAGGCGCACGATGCAATGCGCTACCAGTTGAGCCCACCGGTTCATTCTTACCGCCCGGGGCTCCTGCCCGTCAAGCGCCGGGCCGTCCTCCTTCTTCAGAGCAGCCGGCCCCGGAAGTTGAAGGTGGTGGCCCCCCGCAGGCCCTGGCCTTTGGCGGCCAGGGCCTGGGTCAGCTCCTCCTCGCCGCCGGGCCCCATGGCGGTCAGATCCAGGACCCCGTAGTCCAGGCCCAGGCCTTCGAGGTCCGGCAGCTCGGCGAGCAGGGAGAGGGGCCGGCGGCTGTGCACGAAGACCAGGCCGCGGCGGCGCTGGAGGACGAGCTCCTCGCCCTTGGGGCTGATCATGGGCACGCCGTACCGGAACCAGGCGGGGGCGGCCCGGGCGGTGCACAGGGCGGGCCGGCCGAAGAGGGTAAGGCCTACGGCCAGGCCCGGGTTGGCGGCGAGGAGGGCGGCCAGGTTGTCCCGGTCGGTTTCCAAAGAGGCCTGGACCGCGCCCACGCCCAGATCCTTCAGGGTGTGAAGGCTGCCGCTGTTGAGAACGTTCAGGGTAAAGTCGCCCATGATCTCCACCGGCTGGCCGATGAAAAGCTGCAACTGGCCAATATGGCCGATCTGCCAGCGGCGCTGGCCGGCGCGCAGCAGCCGGGACACGGCCTGGCGATAGCCCTCCACCTGGGGCTCCAGAATGACCGGCGGCAGGGCGATGACCAGGCCAGGATCGGCCTTGGGCAGCCGGTGACTCCCGGGGTCCAGGGTCAGGGTGACGATGCGGCGGCTGGTCTGGACCGGCAGCCGGCGGCGGCCGGGGGGGAGGCCGTCGGCCCGCAGCCAGAAGGCGAGACGCCGGGCCGGCCGGGAGGGGGCCGGTGCCGCCACCTCGGCCAGGAGGCGCGCGAGGTGTGCCCGGTCCACGAGCTTCTCCAGACGCCGCCGGCCAAAGGCCGCGCTGTCCACCCCGGCCCCCTCCCCCAGGAGCCGGCCCGCGGCCCGGTCCACCAGATAGAGGCTGTCGCCGGGCCGGGCCGGATGGGTGGCAGTCAGGCTGACCGAGGCGCCGGCCGGGGCCTGGGAAACCGGCCGGCCGTCCAGCCGCAGATCCCGGACGGTGAAGGCCTGGCGCTCGCCGGAATCCTCCTGGTGGAGCCGCACCCGGTCGCCAACCGCCAGATCCAGGCGCAGACAGAGACGCAAGCTGCCGGACCGGGCCTCCCGGACCTGGCCCAGGAAGCGGCCGATGTTGCCGGAATGGCCGGGGTTGATGATCTCCGGCGGGGACGGCGAGGCAAAGAAGCCGGAGGTGCTCTTGCGGCCCAAGGCCTCGGCCAGGAGCGCCTTGGCCTCGGCCAGGGCGGCCTGGTCGCCGGGCGCGGCGTCCAGGGCCAGGCGGTAGGCGGCCACCACGGCGCCCACGTAGCTGGCGCTGCGCATGCGGCCCTCGATCTTGAGGGAGCCCACGCCGGCGGCGGCCAGCTGCGGCAGGAGATCGAGGCCGCACAGATCGTGCATGGACAGGAAGTAGCCGCCCTCGGCGCCGCCCCGGCCGCCGGCCCAGCGGTAGCGGCGGCGGCAGGGCTGCACACAACGGCCCCGGAGGCCCGATTTGCCGCCCAGAAAGGAGGAGAAGAGGCACAGCCCCGAGTAGCTGAAGCACATGGCGCCGTGGACAAAGGCCTCCAGCTCCACGGCGGTCCGGGACCGGACCGATCGTATCTCCTCGATGGTCATCTCCCGGGCCAGGACTACCCGGGCAAAGCCCATGGCGGCCAGCTGCTGCACCGCCAGCGAGTTGTGGGCGGTCATGAGGGTGCTGGCGTGGATGCGCAGGCCCGGGAAGCCCCGGCGGGCCAGGCGGTAGAGGCCCAGATCCTGGAGGATGACGGCGTCGATGCCGATGCCGTCCAGGATGGCCAGAAGCTCCGCCGCCACTGCCAGCTCCTCCTGGCGCACCAGGCTGTTCATAGCGGCGTAGACCTTGACCCCGCGCTCGTGGCCGTAGGCCACCAGGGCCGCAAAATCGGCCAGCGTGATGTCCTTGGCCAGGGCGCGGGCGTTGAGACCCGGCACGCCGACGTAGATGGCGTCGGCGCCCCGGGCCACCGCCTGCTGGAAGGCGGCGACAGAGCCGGCCGGCGCCAGCAGCTCCGGAGGCGAAGATTGACGGGGCATGAGGGCGGGATCAGTCGCTCCAGGGGGCGCCCTGCCGGGCGGCCAGGACCTCGATGGCGTCGCGGATGGTCTTGGGCAGGGCCAGGCGGTGGCGGCGGGTGTTCTCCGCCGCGGCCAGAAGGCCGGTCTCCGGGATGCCGGTACGGCTCCAGTAGGCAATGGGGTCCCGCAGGAAGGTGGTGATGATGCCCAGGGCCTCCTGGTAGTTCTTCACCGGATGGCAGAAGTCCGGCACCCAGGCGGGCGCCAGGCGCACGGCCTGGGTGCCGATCTTCTGCAGGCCGGCCGAGATGGCCAGCTGCCGGAGGATGAAGGTCCACAGGTGCTCGCCGCCCTGGCCCAGGCCGAAGGGATCGACGAAGATGTGGGGCGCCGGCAGACTCTGGAAGAGCTTCAGGTTGGTGATGGAGATCAAAAGCTCCTCCAGGGTGCCTAAGCCCCCGATGTTGTAGATCTTGCACAAGGAGACCCGGTCCAGGAGGTTCTGGCGCAGGTGGCGGGCGGAGTTGCGGAAGTTGACCATCACCGGCGGCCGCAGGTTGGCCTTCTGGCCGATCTTCTCGGAATCGATGCCGATGCCGATCCGGAGGATGTCCAGGCCCTCCGCCGCCTCGTCGGCGATGCGCATCACCCCCGGGCCGGCGCCGTGGCACACCGCGAAGCGGCCGGCGATCTCCCGCATCTCGTTCAGCTCGGCCAGAAAGGTCTCGATCTCCTGGGTGAGCACCTGCTCGGTGCCCTCCACGTGGGAGCCGTACATGGCCACCACCATCTGCAGCTCGGCCAGATGCTCCTTGGCGCCCCGGGTCACCCAGAAGCCCTGGAAGAACTCCCGGACATGGGCGTCCTCCCCCTCGCCGAACAGCATGTAGAAGCGCACCCCGTCCCGCTCCGCCAGGTCGCAGAAGGTCTCGTAGGTGGTCTGGCCAAAATAGATGTTGGGCCCTCCCGCCGCCGGCAGGCCGTTCATGGCCACCCCCTCCTCCTGGATGGAGCGGGCGACGAAGACCCCGACGTTGTTGCGCTTGAGGACCCGGAGGGTGTCGGTAACCGGGAAGTGGTGGCTGACAAAGACCTTGCGCAGCTCCTGGGCCCCGCCCACCGACTCGAGGTTGTCCACAAAGGCCCGCAGCTCCAGGGGGATCTCGCCGCCCTTGTGCACACCGAAGGGGATGGTGCCCCGCACCACCTCGTAGATGATCCGGTTCTGGGCCTGCTCGTGCCACTCCCCCTCCTCCAGCTCCCGGGGGATCTCCACCGAGCGGTTGCGGCCAACGATACGGCCGTGGGCACCCCGCTCGCCAGGCGCCCGGGAGAGGCCAGCCAGGAGCGCCTCGGCCACCGGCAGCTTGAAGATGTCGGTGGCATCGGCAAAGTCCACCCCGTCCCGGATGATCCGCTCCGGCCGGCCGGCGGCAAAGACCCGGCTGGCCACCCGGGCGGTGTCGGCATCCGCCGGATAGAGCCGCAGCCGCACCTCCAGCCGGCCGGTGGGGATGGCCTCGTCGCCGCTGTGGAAGAGCTCCACCTGCCGCGGCACCTGGATGCCGGTGGTGCGCACCCCGTCCAGGAGCCGGGCCGCCAGGTGGAACACCTCCGGATGGTTGAGCTGGCGCTCAATGAGGGCCAGATACGGCCCCAGGGAGATGTGCACCGCCGAGACCAGGAACTCGCCGGGCTCCAGCTGGGCCGGCAGGCCGTAGCAGGAGGGATGCTGGATCAGGCCCAGGGCCTCCTTGCTCTGCAAGAGCACATGCTGGGCGTTGCTGCCTGCGGTGAGCAGGGTGGTGGACAGAAGGTAGCGGATGTTCTCCAGCGGCAGCCGGACGGTGCCGTCACCGTCGATGCGGGCCCGGTCCGGCAGGAGGAGGTGATGCTGGGCGATGGCCGCCTCCACCTCCACCTGGCCCAGGGGCTCGCTCAGGGGGATGAACAGCCGGGCCACGGTGAGCCGGGCCTGGCGGTCACACAGATTCCGCAGCTCGGCGAACAGGGTGTCCGGGATCCGGCGGTTGAGGGAGGACAAGAGGATGGGCAGCTCCACCAGCCGCCGGCCGGTATGGATCACCGGCTCCCCCTCCCCCAGCTCCACGTCCAGCCCCACCTGGGAATGGCCGGAGCGGCCGATGAGCCAGCAGCGCTCCCGCAGGCTGCCGGCCGCCACCAGATCCCGCAACAGGCCCCGCAAGGTGTCGCTGGTCTCCTCCAGGCGCATCACCGCCGGCAGCTGCGGCACCCCCAGGGCCTCATTCAAGATCGGCTCGTCCTCGGGCCGGCAGGCCAGGATGCCGTCATCGGTCAGGAGGGGCGGCCGCCGCATCATCCCCGCCCCCGCACCCGGCCCCTCGCCCAGGCGCAACGCCGGACCGGGATGGGAATCCGGCCCCTGAAGGACGACGCATGCGTCGCCCCTTTCCGAGGTGATCCCCGCCCGACGTCCCCCGCGGCCGCGGCCACCGGGCTATGGAACATCCCGCCCACCATCACCGGTCCTTGACGCCCCGCACCGCCCGGACATAGAGGGTCCGGTCCTTGCCCGCGGCATACACGTACTCGCCGTCGTGGTCGAAGCGCACGAAGTAGGCCTCGGCGGGTGTGCGCTCGCTGGTGGTGCTGCTCCAGTAGAGGGCCTGGGCCCGGGCGCCGGCGGGATGGACGAAAAGCGGATCCATGGCCTTGGGCCCCAGGCTGTCGTAGTCCAGAAGGCTTGCCAGCTCCTTGACATCCGGCAGCCGCCAGTCGCTCTGGCCGGCCAGGGTCAGGGCCTCGGCGGCGGCCAGGGCCTGGCTCCAGCTTCCCTCCAGCATCCCGGTCTTCTGCCAGACCAGACCGGTGCGCAGGTCGGTCACCGTACCGTCACCGTTGTCGTGGAACCGCTCCCCGGTCAGGGGTGGCGTGCCACCGGACGGCGGATAGACGTGCACGGCCCGCACGTAGGCTTGGCTGTCGGCCGGGCCGTAGTAGTCAGACCCATCGTCGAAGTAGACAAAGCGCTGGCTGGCCGCCGGCCCCGCCTCGCCGGTCCAGTAGGCGTCGGCCTTGGTATGGGGGAAGAACCGGAAGTCGTTGGCGCCATTGCCGGTGGCGGTGCGGAAGCGGTCCGGCAGCGGCCCGAAATCGCCGTAGTTGACGATGTTCCGGAGCTGGGCCACGGCAGGCAGCTGCCAGTGATCGAGCCCCAGCTGGCCGTACCGGCTGTTCATCTGGGCCAGGTAGCCGGAGCCGGCCGCGGTGCCGGAAAAGACCGCCTCCCGATCCTGGAAGCCACCCTGGCCGGAGGCGGCCTTCACCTCCCACAGGAGGCCCTGGCTGCGGTCATGGACGAAGAGGAAGCCGGGCCAGGGGGTGCTGTCCGGCACCTCCTCCAGACGGGCGTTCAGCTTCCGGAGGACAGCCGTCGGCGCCCGGTACTGGGCGTCCTGGCCAGCCAGCGCTGCCGGATCGCTGCAGGCCACCCGCGTGCTGCTGGCGGCAAAGCAGGCATCCTGGCCGGTGTCCGGCAGGGAATAGGCCACGGCCAGGCTGACCAGCCGCTGGGAATCGCCGATCACCTGGCCGTTGCTGTTGTTGGTGAATTCCAGGGTGGTCTCGTCGTCGGTGGCCGGCAGGGCGGCAATATCCACCGTAAGATGCACCGTCACCGTGCCACCCGGCGGCAGGCTGCCGCTGTCCGGGTTCAGCAGCAGCCAGGCGCTGTCGTGCTGGCCGGACCAGAGGATGGCCTCGCCGCCGGGGTTGGCCAACTGAACCTCCAGAACCGCCGGCGCCACTGCTCCGGCCTGCTGCCGGAAGGCCAGGACCTGGCCAGCGGCCGGGGAGGTCACCTCCAGGGCGCCGAAGCTGGGCAGCACATCCAGGCGCACCTGGCGGAAGATGGTGGTGCCGGTGTCCGTGTCGGTGAAGGTGATGCTGCCCATATGGACGCCGTGGGACAGCAGCCCGACCCCCTCGTTGAGAATGGCCGTGACCGGCACCGGCGTGCCGGCAACGGCGCTGCCGCCCGCCGGCGCCAGATCCAGCCAGGGGACGTCGCTGGCCGCCGTCCAGTCCATGGCCTGGGGCCGGACGTTTGCCAGCTCCCAGGAGACCGCGCCCGGGGTGAACGTCCCGCCCTCGCGGCCCACGCCCACGACCTGCACCGCCTCGGGCGACACCGCAAATTCGCCCACCGCCAGCTGCACCGGCCGGGACGTGCTGCCAAGGCCGTTGGTCACGTTCAGCAGCTCGATGGTGTCGGTATAGAGGCCCGCGGCCAAGGTCCGGGTGCTGGGGGCGAGCTGCACCGCCAGCCAGGCCCGTTCCCGGGGCTCGAGCCGGAAGAGGCGCTGGCCGCCACCTGCCCAGCCCTCCGGCGGGTCAAACGGCGGCAGCTTGAAGAAGCGCAGCCAGGCGGCGGTGTTGGCCACCGTCAGATCCAGGGCCTGGCAGCCGGTGTTCTCCACCTGATAGACCGCAAGATCGTCGGGCGCAAAGGGGCCTCCCCGCGGTCCGCTGGCGTCGAGATCGCCGAAGCCGGGATACAAGGAGACGGCCAGGGCCGGGGCCGGGTCGCTCACGGCCAGGGTCACGGTGCGGGTGGCGGAGACCTGGCTCAGGGCGTGGTTGGTGACCGTCAGGGTGTCCTGGTGGCTGCCTGCGGCCAGATCAAAAGCCGGCGGCATCAGGAAAGGCACCACCAGCCAGCTGGCGCCGCCGGGCACGGTGGCGCTGGCCGGCCGGCCGTTGAGGCCAATGCCCTTCAGCTGGCCGCCGCCCGCCGGGTCCACCACCGCCACCGCCAGCCACGGGCTGGTGGCGGCCACGGAAAAGCCCTTCGGGCCGGGATCGCTGTTGGCCAGGGTGTAGATGTTCATGAGCAGGGCGGCGCTGGACCAGGCATCGCAGGTGGCGATGGCCGGCTGCCAGTCCTCCGCCGGCAACAGGGCCAGCGGATCGACCGCCGGCTCGAACCGGGCATCCACCGCCCAATGGCCGGTCATGGCCAGCACACAGTCGCCGCTGCCAGTGCAGGCATCGCCGCTCCAGCCCAGGAAGGTGGAGCCAGGATCCGCCTGGGCATGAAGGGTGAGGGTGCTGCCTTCCGGGAAGGCGACGCTGGCGTCCGCGCACGCCCCCGGGCAGTCCAGGCCTGCCGGGTCGGTCCACACCCGGCCTGCGCCGGCGCCGCTCTTCGCTACCGAGAGGGTGCGGCTCGGCGCGTTGGCCGGCCGGAAGGTCTGGATGCGATTGTTGCCGTAGTCGCTGACATAGATGTTGCCAGCCGGGTCGACCGCCACGTCCGCCGGCCCGTTGAGCTCACCGGGGCCAGTACCGTAGGTGCCGAAGGAGGCGACCCAGAGGCCATCGGCCGTGAACTTCTGGATACGGCTGTTGCCGCTGTCGGCCACATAGACGTAGCCGGCACCGTCGACGGCAATGCCGCTGGGATAGAGGAATTCGCCATTGGCGGAGCCGGATCCGCCCCACTGGCCCAAAAAGCCGCCGACGGCATCGAACCGCTGGATCCGGTGGTTGTTGGTATCGGCCACATAGACCGTTTCGTCCGGCCCCACGGCCACGTCATAAGGGGCGTCCAGCTCCCCCTCCCCGGTGCCCAGGGAGCCCCAGGAGGTGTAATGGGTGTAGTCGTCCAGGAACTTCTGGATGCGGTGGTTGTCGGTGTCCGCCACGTAGAAGTGGCCGTCGGGTCGGATCGCCACGCCGGCCGGGTCGGCGAACTGGCCATCAGCGCTGCCAAACTCCCCGAAGCCACCCAGCGAGGTCCCATCCGGTGTGAACCGCTCGATCCAGGCGTAGTGGGTGTCGACGACCATCACCTCGCCGGCGGGGGTGACCGCCACCCCTTGCGGGTTATGGAGGGCACCCCAGAAGCCCTGCGAGGAGCCATCGCTTGTCCGGAAAACCTGGACCCGGTTGTTGCCGGTCTCGGTGACGAACAGGCGACCGGTCCGGTCCAGGGCCAGGCTCCAGGGCCCGTCCAGCTGGCCCTGGCCGGAGCCGGGCGTCCCCCAGCTCGCCACCGGCTCGTAGACCTCGCCGCTCCGGAACTCCGCGCTCACGGTCTGGGGGGCGTCCATGTGCACCACGCAGTCGCCGGTGCCGGAACAGGCGCCGCCCCAGCCGGCGAAGATGGCGCCGGCAGCGGCCTGGGCCTGGAGGGTGACATCGGTGCCGGCCGGAAAGTCCTCGGTGCAGTCGGTGCCGCAGTCGATGCCCGGCTCGGTGCTCTGGACCACCCCGTTACCGTTCACTGTGACGTTCAGAGCGAAAAGCGGCGGCAGCACCAGGGTGTCCTCCTGGGCGGCGTTGTTGCCTGGCACCGGATCGCTGGTGCTGCTCGCCACCTGGGCGGTCAGGATCATGGTGCCGCTGGTGCCTGCCGCCACCGTGCCCCCGAGCACGATGACCCTGGTGCCGCCCGGGTCGAGGATGCCCAGGTCCAGGGAGCCACCCGCCGGCCAGGGGCTCCACGGCGGCTGGCCATTCATGGCATAGGCGAGACCGGTGAGGGCGGGATCCGGGGTGACGGCCAGCTGCACGGCCTCGGCCGGGTCGGGGCCATCGTTGGCCACGGTGATG
Proteins encoded in this window:
- a CDS encoding hemerythrin family protein translates to MENLLYIVWQPGHEIGIPIVDEQHRGIVSTINSFYYFFQRGDAATVYKPTLDVLHHYAALHFSTEEALMRAAGYQSMGEHVALHSRFADQVHAMTVHRTHEGDVEDLLVFLRKWWLGHISNEDRKYAAVVRKHLDLL
- a CDS encoding peptidase U32 family protein, producing MPRQSSPPELLAPAGSVAAFQQAVARGADAIYVGVPGLNARALAKDITLADFAALVAYGHERGVKVYAAMNSLVRQEELAVAAELLAILDGIGIDAVILQDLGLYRLARRGFPGLRIHASTLMTAHNSLAVQQLAAMGFARVVLAREMTIEEIRSVRSRTAVELEAFVHGAMCFSYSGLCLFSSFLGGKSGLRGRCVQPCRRRYRWAGGRGGAEGGYFLSMHDLCGLDLLPQLAAAGVGSLKIEGRMRSASYVGAVVAAYRLALDAAPGDQAALAEAKALLAEALGRKSTSGFFASPSPPEIINPGHSGNIGRFLGQVREARSGSLRLCLRLDLAVGDRVRLHQEDSGERQAFTVRDLRLDGRPVSQAPAGASVSLTATHPARPGDSLYLVDRAAGRLLGEGAGVDSAAFGRRRLEKLVDRAHLARLLAEVAAPAPSRPARRLAFWLRADGLPPGRRRLPVQTSRRIVTLTLDPGSHRLPKADPGLVIALPPVILEPQVEGYRQAVSRLLRAGQRRWQIGHIGQLQLFIGQPVEIMGDFTLNVLNSGSLHTLKDLGVGAVQASLETDRDNLAALLAANPGLAVGLTLFGRPALCTARAAPAWFRYGVPMISPKGEELVLQRRRGLVFVHSRRPLSLLAELPDLEGLGLDYGVLDLTAMGPGGEEELTQALAAKGQGLRGATTFNFRGRLL
- a CDS encoding Rossmann fold nucleotide-binding protein; protein product: MMRRPPLLTDDGILACRPEDEPILNEALGVPQLPAVMRLEETSDTLRGLLRDLVAAGSLRERCWLIGRSGHSQVGLDVELGEGEPVIHTGRRLVELPILLSSLNRRIPDTLFAELRNLCDRQARLTVARLFIPLSEPLGQVEVEAAIAQHHLLLPDRARIDGDGTVRLPLENIRYLLSTTLLTAGSNAQHVLLQSKEALGLIQHPSCYGLPAQLEPGEFLVSAVHISLGPYLALIERQLNHPEVFHLAARLLDGVRTTGIQVPRQVELFHSGDEAIPTGRLEVRLRLYPADADTARVASRVFAAGRPERIIRDGVDFADATDIFKLPVAEALLAGLSRAPGERGAHGRIVGRNRSVEIPRELEEGEWHEQAQNRIIYEVVRGTIPFGVHKGGEIPLELRAFVDNLESVGGAQELRKVFVSHHFPVTDTLRVLKRNNVGVFVARSIQEEGVAMNGLPAAGGPNIYFGQTTYETFCDLAERDGVRFYMLFGEGEDAHVREFFQGFWVTRGAKEHLAELQMVVAMYGSHVEGTEQVLTQEIETFLAELNEMREIAGRFAVCHGAGPGVMRIADEAAEGLDILRIGIGIDSEKIGQKANLRPPVMVNFRNSARHLRQNLLDRVSLCKIYNIGGLGTLEELLISITNLKLFQSLPAPHIFVDPFGLGQGGEHLWTFILRQLAISAGLQKIGTQAVRLAPAWVPDFCHPVKNYQEALGIITTFLRDPIAYWSRTGIPETGLLAAAENTRRHRLALPKTIRDAIEVLAARQGAPWSD
- a CDS encoding Uma2 family endonuclease produces the protein MALPLRKHEGFTYRDYRTWSEDERWELIAGVPFCMTPAPSTRHQRLAGEMYKQIAMFLTGRDCEVFFAPFDVRLAQPDADDDETDTVVQPDIVVVCDPARIDEHGCKGAPDFVIEILSPATAVRDCITKLALYQEHGVREYWIVSPDEKAVTVHLLREDGRYEARTYRAWAEPIPVTILPGLDIDLGPAFGATAGPPEQRSKKG